The proteins below come from a single Perca flavescens isolate YP-PL-M2 chromosome 8, PFLA_1.0, whole genome shotgun sequence genomic window:
- the pkp3a gene encoding plakophilin-3a isoform X1, with amino-acid sequence MSVVASESVFLSALQPNTSVTTYGLPSEIHLGNGGIMSDEMARTRRVQQQVQMRLAEKSTLPRQNGSASHYAMSDYSGSTAMKYQTYNPNYSSKSYVYSGSRTMGPRISQRSGFSGQSAGPDLAQMHRISVGGGMGVGGGGGVVGGGGGGFYREDIRMGGYQGIARQQSRMDPESLSLHAVRQHTAQATPWMVDGSDAGSMISERDATLNRQYAQSVNNGYTSQMRQGGGTMTFTSPMRRSLSGTLSRGGGMAVGDAEIIQQPSFKGPAHRTINRITNRNRMSIGSISGHQISSGGSTYGGGGDRVDRGFITSGVSSASQGNLMQRQGPMSRAMSVKSMQSVGKGMDIYSGQMEFGASMGNLSGITSLDMPTAVQNLREHDHDLQVLGAAYIQHECYNDSDAKNEVRRLKGIGELVRLFNCDNQEVQRYATGATRNLIYENMDNKVALIEEGGIPQLVEALKESDDELYKNITGILWNLSSKDNLKEKLARETLPELTDKILIPLSGVGGESEASQQTPSEADIFYNTTGCLRNMSSVNEKTRQLMRETHGLVDSLVVYIKNSLDENNAEDKGVENAVCVLRNLSYQIYSEMPPSAMIRLEGPTRAQDSGKGDAIGCFTPQSRKAKNSKNQDLSTFTEVARVPKGVEWLWHPHIVGVYNRVLRQCEINSTTREAAAGALQNITAGDKRWASVLSRVALEQERMLPVLLDLLRTNNDLELRSLTGFLRNLSRHSRDKNDMATKVVNNMVNKLPDDGNKKEPSSEVVVNICGVLNNLVTSSTLAARDITFFDGLPKLVGIKNSHDNSSGKIKAAKAAATVLSNMFQYKKLHKNYKEKGFTRTDFADMSI; translated from the exons ATGAGTGTCGTGGCCTCAGAGAGCGTGTTTTTGTCCGCTTTACAGCCCAACACCTCGGTCACCACCTATGGACTCCCGTCTGAGATCCACCTCGGGAACGGCGGCATCATGTCGGACGAAATGGCCCGAACGCGGCGCGTCCAACAGCAGGTCCAGATGAGACTGGCGGAGAAGTCCACACTTCCGCGTCAAAATGGATCAGCCTCACACTACGCCATGTCag ACTACAGTGGCTCTACAGCAATGAAATATCAGACCTACAACCCAAACTACAGCTCTAAATCCTACGTGTACTCAGGCTCCAGAACAATG GGTCCGCGCATATCCCAGCGGTCGGGCTTTAGCGGCCAGTCTGCTGGCCCAGACCTGGCACAGATGCACAGGATCAGTGTCGGGGGTGGAATGGgtgtgggtggtggtggtggtgttgttggtggtggtggtggtggttttTATCGTGAAGACATACGCATGGGTGGCTACCAAGGGATTGCCAGGCAACAGAGCCGAATGGACCCAGAGAGCCTCTCCTTGCATGCAGTGCGGCAGCACACAGCGCAGGCAACTCCCTGGATGGTGGATGGCAGCGATGCTGGCAGCATGATCTCCGAGCGTGACGCCACCCTCAACCGCCAGTACGCTCAGAGCGTAAACAACGGCTACACCAGCCAGATGAGGCAAGGAGGAGGCACCATGACCTTTACGTCACCCATGCGGCGATCGCTTAGTGGCACACTTTCTCGCGGCGGAGGGATGGCAGTAGGAGATGCTGAGATCATCCAGCAACCATCCTTCAAAGGCCCAGCCCACCGCACCATCAACAGGATTACAAACCGAAACCGGATGAGCATCGGCTCCATATCTGGGCATCAGATTTCCTCAGGTGGAAGCACTTATGGTGGAGGCGGGGACAGAGTGGACAGAGGGTTCATCACATCCGGAGTGTCCTCTGCTTCCCAGGGGAACCTAATGCAGCGTCAGGGCCCCATGTCCCGTGCCATGTCAGTCAAAAGCATGCAGAGTGTGGGCAAGGGCATGGACATCTACAGTGGGCAGATGGAGTTTGGAGCCAGCATGGGCAACCTCAGCGG GATCACCTCCTTGGACATGCCCACAGCAGTGCAAAATCTGAGAGAGCATGACCATGATCTGCAGGTCCTGGGTGCCGCCTACATTCAACATGAGTGTTACAATGACAGCGATGCCAAAAATGAG GTGCGTCGCTTGAAGGGTATTGGTGAGCTGGTGAGGCTGTTCAACTGCGATAACCAGGAAGTGCAGCGGTACGCCACAGGTGCCACACGCAACCTCATCTATGAGAACATGGACAACAAGGTGGCCCTGATCGAGGAGGGCGGCATCCCACAGCTTGTCGAAGCGCTTAAGGAGTCCGACGACGAGCTCTACAAAAACATCACTG GTATTCTGTGGAACCTTTCATCTAAAGACAACCTGAAGGAGAAACTGGCCAGGGAGACACTTCCTGAGCTGACTGACAAGATCCTGATCCCTCTGTCAGGCGTTGGCGGAGAGTCTGAGGCCAGCCAGCAGACGCCCTCTGAGGCAGACATCTTCTACAACACCACAGGATGCCTCAG GAATATGAGCTCTGTAAACGAGAAGACCCGCCAGCTGATGAGAGAAACACATGGACTGGTGGACTCTTTAGTGGTCTACATCAAGAACTCCCTTGATGAAAACAATGCAGAAGACAAG GGGGTGGAAAATGCAGTTTGTGTCTTGAGGAACCTCTCCTACCAGATCTATAGTGAGATGCCTCCATCTGCTATGATACGCCTGGAAGGACCAACCAGAGCTCAGGACTCAGGAAAGGGTGACGCCATTGGTTGCTTTACACCTCAGAGCCGGAAAGCCAAAAAT AGCAAGAACCAGGATCTCTCCACTTTCACCGAGGTGGCTCGGGTGCCAAAGGGCGTGGAGTGGCTGTGGCACCCACATATAGTTGGGGTGTACAACCGTGTTCTGCGTCAGTGTGAGATCAACTCCACCACCCGTGAGGCTGCTGCCGGAGCGCTGCAGAACATCACAGCTGGAGACAAGAGG TGGGCGTCAGTGCTGAGCCGGGTGGCTCTGGAGCAGGAGCGCATGCTACCAGTGCTGCTGGACCTCCTGCGTACCAACAATGACCTGGAGCTGCGTTCTCTCACGGGCTTCCTCCGAAATCTGTCCCGCCATTCCAGGGATAAGAATGACATGG ccacAAAGGTGGTGAACAACATGGTGAACAAGCTGCCTGACGATGGAAACAAGAAGGAGCCCTCCAGCGAGGTGGTGGTCAACATCTGTGGTGTTCTCAATAACTTGGTGACCAGCAGCACTTTAGCTGCAAGAGACATCACCTTCTTTGATGGCCTGCCAAAACTGGTCGGCATTAAGAACTCGCATGACAACAG CTCTGGAAAGATAAAAGCAGCCAAAGCAGCAGCCACAGTTCTCAGCAATATGTTCCAGTACAAGAAATTGCACAAAAACTACAAAGAG AAAGGGTTTACAAGAACGGATTTTGCAGACATGTCTATCTAA
- the LOC114560319 gene encoding CD81 antigen, producing the protein MVVAGCTKCIKYMLFFFNFIFWLAGGVILGVALWLRHDSKTSNLLILQFEGQQAPSTFYISVYILIAVGAVMMLVGFLGCYGAIQESQCLLGTFFFFLVILFACEVAAAMWGFMNRDTISKELINFYDSAYIKAVDVSGTPSKDAAIKVLEVFHTTLDCCGKGDDTALFKQVVGTLCPRKSPDDFLKSQSCHDKLIELFSEKLYLIGLAALVVAVIMIFEMIFTMVLCCGIRNSPGVY; encoded by the exons ATGGTTGTTGCGGGCTGCACGAAATGCATTAAATAtatgttatttttctttaattttattttctgg CTGGCCGGAGGTGTGATCTTAGGAGTGGCTCTGTGGCTCCGCCATGACAGTAAAACCAGCAACCTCCTCATACTCCAGTTTGAAGGCCAGCAGGCACCAAGCACCTTCTATATCA GTGTGTACATACTGATAGCTGTCGGGGCTGTGATGATGCTTGTGGGCTTCCTTGGTTGTTACGGTGCCATTCAAGAATCTCAGTGCCTGTTGGGAACA ttcttcttctttttggtgATCCTCTTTGCCTGTGAAGTGGCTGCAGCAATGTGGGGTTTCATGAACAGGGACACA ATCTCCAAAGAACTGATCAATTTCTATGACTCCGCGTACATCAAAGCTGTGGACGTCTCAGGGACTCCCAGTAAAGACGCTGCCATCAAGGTGCTGGAAGTCTTCCACACTACG CTCGACTGCTGTGGTAAAGGAGACGACACCGCTCTCTTCAAACAAGTCGTCGGCACCTTGTGTCCCAGAAAGTCTCCAGATGATTTTCTGAAATCTCAG AGCTGTCACGATAAACTGATTGAGCTGTTCTCGGAGAAGCTCTACCTGATTGGTCTGGCTGCGTTGGTGGTTGCTGTTATCATG ATTTTCGAGATGATCTTCACCATGGTGCTCTGTTGTGGGATCCGTAACAGCCCTGGAGTATACTAG
- the pkp3a gene encoding plakophilin-3a isoform X2: MRTSTINTASMPNTSVTTYGLPSEIHLGNGGIMSDEMARTRRVQQQVQMRLAEKSTLPRQNGSASHYAMSDYSGSTAMKYQTYNPNYSSKSYVYSGSRTMGPRISQRSGFSGQSAGPDLAQMHRISVGGGMGVGGGGGVVGGGGGGFYREDIRMGGYQGIARQQSRMDPESLSLHAVRQHTAQATPWMVDGSDAGSMISERDATLNRQYAQSVNNGYTSQMRQGGGTMTFTSPMRRSLSGTLSRGGGMAVGDAEIIQQPSFKGPAHRTINRITNRNRMSIGSISGHQISSGGSTYGGGGDRVDRGFITSGVSSASQGNLMQRQGPMSRAMSVKSMQSVGKGMDIYSGQMEFGASMGNLSGITSLDMPTAVQNLREHDHDLQVLGAAYIQHECYNDSDAKNEVRRLKGIGELVRLFNCDNQEVQRYATGATRNLIYENMDNKVALIEEGGIPQLVEALKESDDELYKNITGILWNLSSKDNLKEKLARETLPELTDKILIPLSGVGGESEASQQTPSEADIFYNTTGCLRNMSSVNEKTRQLMRETHGLVDSLVVYIKNSLDENNAEDKGVENAVCVLRNLSYQIYSEMPPSAMIRLEGPTRAQDSGKGDAIGCFTPQSRKAKNSKNQDLSTFTEVARVPKGVEWLWHPHIVGVYNRVLRQCEINSTTREAAAGALQNITAGDKRWASVLSRVALEQERMLPVLLDLLRTNNDLELRSLTGFLRNLSRHSRDKNDMATKVVNNMVNKLPDDGNKKEPSSEVVVNICGVLNNLVTSSTLAARDITFFDGLPKLVGIKNSHDNSSGKIKAAKAAATVLSNMFQYKKLHKNYKEKGFTRTDFADMSI; encoded by the exons ATGAGAACATCTACAATCAACACAGCATCAATG CCCAACACCTCGGTCACCACCTATGGACTCCCGTCTGAGATCCACCTCGGGAACGGCGGCATCATGTCGGACGAAATGGCCCGAACGCGGCGCGTCCAACAGCAGGTCCAGATGAGACTGGCGGAGAAGTCCACACTTCCGCGTCAAAATGGATCAGCCTCACACTACGCCATGTCag ACTACAGTGGCTCTACAGCAATGAAATATCAGACCTACAACCCAAACTACAGCTCTAAATCCTACGTGTACTCAGGCTCCAGAACAATG GGTCCGCGCATATCCCAGCGGTCGGGCTTTAGCGGCCAGTCTGCTGGCCCAGACCTGGCACAGATGCACAGGATCAGTGTCGGGGGTGGAATGGgtgtgggtggtggtggtggtgttgttggtggtggtggtggtggttttTATCGTGAAGACATACGCATGGGTGGCTACCAAGGGATTGCCAGGCAACAGAGCCGAATGGACCCAGAGAGCCTCTCCTTGCATGCAGTGCGGCAGCACACAGCGCAGGCAACTCCCTGGATGGTGGATGGCAGCGATGCTGGCAGCATGATCTCCGAGCGTGACGCCACCCTCAACCGCCAGTACGCTCAGAGCGTAAACAACGGCTACACCAGCCAGATGAGGCAAGGAGGAGGCACCATGACCTTTACGTCACCCATGCGGCGATCGCTTAGTGGCACACTTTCTCGCGGCGGAGGGATGGCAGTAGGAGATGCTGAGATCATCCAGCAACCATCCTTCAAAGGCCCAGCCCACCGCACCATCAACAGGATTACAAACCGAAACCGGATGAGCATCGGCTCCATATCTGGGCATCAGATTTCCTCAGGTGGAAGCACTTATGGTGGAGGCGGGGACAGAGTGGACAGAGGGTTCATCACATCCGGAGTGTCCTCTGCTTCCCAGGGGAACCTAATGCAGCGTCAGGGCCCCATGTCCCGTGCCATGTCAGTCAAAAGCATGCAGAGTGTGGGCAAGGGCATGGACATCTACAGTGGGCAGATGGAGTTTGGAGCCAGCATGGGCAACCTCAGCGG GATCACCTCCTTGGACATGCCCACAGCAGTGCAAAATCTGAGAGAGCATGACCATGATCTGCAGGTCCTGGGTGCCGCCTACATTCAACATGAGTGTTACAATGACAGCGATGCCAAAAATGAG GTGCGTCGCTTGAAGGGTATTGGTGAGCTGGTGAGGCTGTTCAACTGCGATAACCAGGAAGTGCAGCGGTACGCCACAGGTGCCACACGCAACCTCATCTATGAGAACATGGACAACAAGGTGGCCCTGATCGAGGAGGGCGGCATCCCACAGCTTGTCGAAGCGCTTAAGGAGTCCGACGACGAGCTCTACAAAAACATCACTG GTATTCTGTGGAACCTTTCATCTAAAGACAACCTGAAGGAGAAACTGGCCAGGGAGACACTTCCTGAGCTGACTGACAAGATCCTGATCCCTCTGTCAGGCGTTGGCGGAGAGTCTGAGGCCAGCCAGCAGACGCCCTCTGAGGCAGACATCTTCTACAACACCACAGGATGCCTCAG GAATATGAGCTCTGTAAACGAGAAGACCCGCCAGCTGATGAGAGAAACACATGGACTGGTGGACTCTTTAGTGGTCTACATCAAGAACTCCCTTGATGAAAACAATGCAGAAGACAAG GGGGTGGAAAATGCAGTTTGTGTCTTGAGGAACCTCTCCTACCAGATCTATAGTGAGATGCCTCCATCTGCTATGATACGCCTGGAAGGACCAACCAGAGCTCAGGACTCAGGAAAGGGTGACGCCATTGGTTGCTTTACACCTCAGAGCCGGAAAGCCAAAAAT AGCAAGAACCAGGATCTCTCCACTTTCACCGAGGTGGCTCGGGTGCCAAAGGGCGTGGAGTGGCTGTGGCACCCACATATAGTTGGGGTGTACAACCGTGTTCTGCGTCAGTGTGAGATCAACTCCACCACCCGTGAGGCTGCTGCCGGAGCGCTGCAGAACATCACAGCTGGAGACAAGAGG TGGGCGTCAGTGCTGAGCCGGGTGGCTCTGGAGCAGGAGCGCATGCTACCAGTGCTGCTGGACCTCCTGCGTACCAACAATGACCTGGAGCTGCGTTCTCTCACGGGCTTCCTCCGAAATCTGTCCCGCCATTCCAGGGATAAGAATGACATGG ccacAAAGGTGGTGAACAACATGGTGAACAAGCTGCCTGACGATGGAAACAAGAAGGAGCCCTCCAGCGAGGTGGTGGTCAACATCTGTGGTGTTCTCAATAACTTGGTGACCAGCAGCACTTTAGCTGCAAGAGACATCACCTTCTTTGATGGCCTGCCAAAACTGGTCGGCATTAAGAACTCGCATGACAACAG CTCTGGAAAGATAAAAGCAGCCAAAGCAGCAGCCACAGTTCTCAGCAATATGTTCCAGTACAAGAAATTGCACAAAAACTACAAAGAG AAAGGGTTTACAAGAACGGATTTTGCAGACATGTCTATCTAA